A genomic stretch from Solanum stenotomum isolate F172 chromosome 8, ASM1918654v1, whole genome shotgun sequence includes:
- the LOC125874558 gene encoding alcohol dehydrogenase 3, translating into MSTTVGQVIRCKAAVAWEAGKPLVMEEVDVAPPQKMEVRLKILYTSLCHTDVYFWEAKGQNPVFPRILGHEAAGIVESVGEGVTELAPGDHVLPVFTGECKDCAHCKSEESNMCSLLRINTDRGVMINDGQSRFSINGKPIYHFVGTSTFSEYTVVHVGCVAKINPLAPLDKVCVLSCGISTGLGATLNVAKPTKGSSVAIFGLGAVGLAAAEGARIAGASRIIGVDLNASRFEQAKKFGVTEFVNPKDYSKPVQEVIAEMTDGGVDRSVECTGHIDAMISAFECVHDGWGVAVLVGVPHKEAVFKTHPMNFLNERTLKGTFFGNYKPRSDIPSVVEKYMNKELELEKFITHTLPFAEINKAFDLMLKGEGLRCIITMED; encoded by the exons atgtcGACTACTGTAGGCCAAGTCATTCGTTGCAAAG CTGCTGTGGCATGGGAGGCTGGTAAGCCATTAGTGATGGAGGAAGTGGATGTTGCTCCTCCACAGAAAATGGAAGTTCGTCTTAAGATCCTCTATACTTCACTCTGTCATACTGATGTATACTTCTGGGAAGCTAAg GGTCAAAATCCAGTCTTTCCTAGAATTCTTGGACATGAAGCAGCAGG GATTGTGGAGAGTGTTGGAGAGGGAGTAACAGAACTTGCACCAGGAGACCATGTTCTTCCTGTCTTTACAGGGGAATGCAAAGATTGTGCTCACTGTAAATCTGAAGAAAGCAATATGTGTAGCCTCTTAAGGATTAACACTGACAGGGGAGTGATGATTAATGATGGACAATCAAGGTTTTCCATCAATGGAAAGCCCATTTACCATTTTGTTGGGACCTCCACTTTTAGTGAGTACACTGTGGTTCATGTTGGATGTGTCGCCAAAATTAACCCCCTTGCTCCTCTTGATAAAGTATGTGTCCTTAGTTGTGGAATCTCGACAG GCCTTGGAGCAACTTTGAATGTTGCTAAACCAACAAAAGGCTCAAGTGTGGCTATATTTGGACTAGGAGCTGTAGGCCTTGCA GCTGCAGAAGGAGCCAGAATTGCTGGTGCTTCAAGGATAATTGGTGTTGATTTAAATGCTAGTAGATTTGAGCAAG CTAAGAAATTTGGTGTGACAGAGTTTGTGAACCCCAAGGACTATAGTAAACCAGTTCAAGAG GTAATTGCTGAGATGACTGATGGCGGAGTCGATAGGAGTGTGGAATGTACTGGCCATATTGATGCTATGATTTCAGCATTTGAATGTGTCCATGAT GGCTGGGGAGTGGCTGTACTTGTTGGAGTACCCCATAAAGAAGCTGTGTTCAAGACACACCCTATGAACTTTTTGAATGAAAGGACTCTCAAAGGAACCTTCTTTGGAAACTACAAACCTCGTTCGGATATTCCTTCCGTTGTTGAGAAATACATGAACAAAGAACTTGAATTGGAGAAATTCATCACTCATACACTTCCATTTGCTGAAATCAATAAGGCTTTTGATTTAATGTTGAAGGGAGAAGGCCTTCGTTGCATCATCACCATGGAGGACTAA